A segment of the Limisphaera ngatamarikiensis genome:
CACAAAGGTGGACGGCATCTACGATCGCGATCCCAAACTGTACCCGGATGCGCGCCGGTTCGATCGCATCACCTACCAGGAGGCGTTGCAGCGGCAACTGAAGGTGATGGACTCAACGGCGTTTACCCTGTGCATGGACAACAAAATGCCGATCATCGTGTTTGACCTGTTCAAGCCGCACAATCTGAAGAAGGTGGTGTTGGGGGAGAAGGTGGGCACGTTGGTGACGGACTGAGCTTTGCCGGCCCGGACAGGGCCCCGCCCGGATTCCCGCATGGATTCAGCCCCCGGCTCTCCGGTCTCCCGGCCGGATCGCAAGTGGGATCATCGGCCCGGTGGACTTCGGGTTACCGCAGGTGGTGACGGGCACGGCTGCGCAGTCGGCGGCCCGGCAAAAGCAGGATGGGAAAGGTTCACGCCATTCGGTCCTTCATCTCCAAAACGGCCGCAGGCTGACCGGGCCCTAGCCCGCCCTGCGTGGCACTGAATCCGGCCGACGTTGGGGACGAAGAAGCCGGGCACACAGCAGGTGCGGGTCCGGGTCGCGTGAGACGCAAAAGGCCGCCGGCCGTCGGCGTCGACCGGAGAGACCGGGTTAAGGGAAGCTGCCGGCCGGAACCTGCCGGTTCGAATCAAGGTTTATCGGGTAACCGGAGTTGCTTCCGCACGGCGGCAAAACCGCCGCCTCCGTAACCCACCATGCGGGCCACTTCCTTGCCGTCAGCGTTCAACAGGACAAGGGTTGGGAACCCGTCGACCTTGTATTGCTCCTGCAATTTGCGGTTGGCGGCCTTGCGTTCCTCGGACTGTTGCTTTTTGCGGGGGAAGTCCAGCTCCACGAGCACGAGCCGTTTCTCGGCGTACTCGGCAAACTCCCGGGTGTCGAAAACATCCTTTTTCAGGCGGACACAGAACGGGCACCAGTCAGAGCCGGTGAAGTTGACGAGGACCTGTTTGTTTTCGGCTTTGGCCTTTTCCAGTGCCTTGGGCAGGTCTTCGAGCCAGACCGGTTCGGCGGCTGTGAGCGTGGAGATGCACAGGGCAGCCGCGCACGCGGACGCCCATCGCTGCAGGATCGTTTTCATGCACCCACCTTAGCGCGGGTTCCAATCCTTTTCCAGTGGCTGCCAGCAGACGGCCGGCGCTGGTCCAGGAAGTCCAACCGGGGTGCCAGGGGCGGTAGCGGTGAGCCGTGGGGGCGACGGGCGCGCTTTTGAAGGCCATCGGAGGGCAAATGGTGGGCCGCTTGAAGCGTGGTTGCCGCACGGTAGACAAAAGCCCTGCCGGGCGGCAGAGCTCGCGCCCGCGACACAGCGCG
Coding sequences within it:
- a CDS encoding thioredoxin family protein; translation: MKTILQRWASACAAALCISTLTAAEPVWLEDLPKALEKAKAENKQVLVNFTGSDWCPFCVRLKKDVFDTREFAEYAEKRLVLVELDFPRKKQQSEERKAANRKLQEQYKVDGFPTLVLLNADGKEVARMVGYGGGGFAAVRKQLRLPDKP